One window of the Chryseobacterium sp. CY350 genome contains the following:
- a CDS encoding DUF3822 family protein yields the protein MNVLNLLFTKDGLIYQISKNKNVLEEKSYLVDEESPKDYIAQKLEEVLLKQRFDEIAVISALNHFTLMPEGFSEHDAGYDLISFNAPVDKDNEELMLSVNKKFNVQFYYTFPKDFYRKIKELSIPVRFNFSGEKFLNSIQNKNKKEIHINLYHNQCEFFAIDNKKVILYNNLDVNSEVDFLYFVMFTLSKIGFGISDTNFFVYGETTENETFISELQKFVKNIKIVFDNIPNKNFILN from the coding sequence ATGAACGTACTAAATTTACTTTTCACGAAAGACGGTCTGATCTATCAGATTTCCAAGAATAAAAATGTTTTGGAAGAGAAATCTTATCTGGTTGATGAAGAATCTCCTAAAGATTATATTGCTCAAAAGCTTGAAGAAGTTTTATTGAAACAGAGATTTGATGAAATTGCTGTGATCTCAGCTTTAAATCACTTTACATTAATGCCTGAAGGCTTTTCTGAACATGATGCAGGTTATGATCTCATCTCTTTCAACGCGCCTGTTGACAAAGATAATGAGGAACTTATGCTTTCTGTGAACAAAAAATTTAACGTACAGTTCTACTATACTTTTCCGAAAGATTTTTACCGTAAAATAAAAGAACTTTCGATTCCTGTGAGATTTAATTTCTCGGGAGAAAAGTTTTTAAACTCTATTCAAAATAAGAACAAAAAGGAAATTCATATCAACCTTTATCATAATCAGTGCGAGTTTTTTGCCATTGATAACAAGAAAGTGATTTTATACAATAATCTGGATGTGAATTCGGAAGTTGATTTCTTATATTTTGTAATGTTTACGTTAAGTAAAATCGGTTTTGGAATCAGCGATACGAACTTTTTTGTGTACGGCGAAACAACAGAAAACGAAACCTTTATTTCAGAACTTCAGAAGTTTGTAAAAAATATAAAGATCGTTTTTGATAACATTCCGAATAAGAATTTCATCCTCAACTAG
- a CDS encoding Smr/MutS family protein, with protein sequence MKIGDKISVVDEDLSGVITSVNGNIVVFKDEYGFTYQYQKEKLVPKNASIYENIKVVQKAEPKKVTSKKHDKNPLILDLHFHLLVKNPNDYASFERLFIQKEKLIQTINFCRKNHLKRLEIVHGIGDGVLQKIVWDVLESQTGLDFYNKEILHHQSGAVMVEFH encoded by the coding sequence ATGAAAATTGGCGATAAAATTTCGGTGGTAGATGAAGATTTGAGCGGAGTAATTACTTCGGTAAACGGAAATATCGTAGTTTTCAAAGACGAATATGGTTTTACTTATCAATATCAAAAAGAAAAGCTGGTTCCGAAAAATGCTTCGATCTACGAAAACATAAAGGTTGTACAAAAAGCAGAGCCGAAAAAAGTGACTTCTAAAAAGCATGATAAAAATCCTTTAATTCTTGACCTGCATTTTCATCTTTTAGTTAAAAACCCGAATGACTACGCTAGTTTCGAAAGACTGTTTATTCAGAAAGAAAAATTGATTCAGACCATAAATTTCTGCAGAAAAAATCACCTGAAAAGGCTTGAAATCGTACACGGAATTGGTGACGGTGTTCTTCAGAAAATAGTATGGGACGTGTTAGAGAGCCAGACCGGACTAGATTTTTATAACAAAGAAATACTTCATCACCAATCGGGTGCGGTAATGGTAGAATTTCACTAA
- a CDS encoding metallophosphoesterase family protein yields MTKILLLSDSHSYIDDRILDYAKQADEIWHCGDFGSFEIIEQLEKIKPLKGVYGNIDGAKIRSEFPEVTRFLCENVEVLMIHIGGYPGKYTPLAQKEISEKAPKLFISGHSHILKAMFDQKNNFLHLNPGACGKQGWHKMRTMMRFVIDDTEIKDLEIIELGAKG; encoded by the coding sequence ATGACCAAAATCCTCCTCCTCTCCGATTCACATTCTTATATTGATGATAGAATTTTAGATTATGCCAAACAAGCTGATGAAATTTGGCATTGCGGAGATTTTGGAAGTTTTGAAATCATTGAACAGCTTGAAAAAATCAAACCATTAAAAGGTGTTTATGGTAATATTGACGGTGCAAAAATTCGTTCTGAATTTCCTGAAGTGACTCGTTTTCTTTGCGAAAATGTAGAAGTTTTAATGATTCACATCGGCGGATATCCCGGAAAATATACTCCTTTGGCGCAAAAAGAAATTTCTGAAAAAGCTCCGAAGTTATTTATTTCGGGACATTCTCATATTTTAAAAGCGATGTTTGATCAGAAAAATAATTTTTTACATTTAAATCCTGGAGCTTGCGGAAAACAAGGTTGGCATAAAATGAGAACGATGATGCGGTTCGTAATTGATGATACGGAAATTAAGGATTTGGAAATTATTGAATTGGGAGCGAAAGGTTAA
- a CDS encoding serine hydrolase, with the protein MKQKLSLFFILVSFIAFSQVEEKKLDELIKSTLKTFDVPGMSVGVIKDGKIIYSKGFGVRSLTTKQPMDDTTLVGIASNSKAFTCTALAILADEGKLNWDDKVSKYIPEFQMYDPYVSQNVTIKDLVTHRAGLGLGQGDLMFFPEGGNLTVNDIVHNVRYLKPENPFRTTLDYNNIMFIVAGEVIHRVSGLNWAEFIEQRIMKPVGMNSSFGSYNRAKGVTNKIDAHAPVDGKAIAVPHDWNETGNAAGGIMSNIKDMTAWAEFLLNGFTTKEGKKLVSDKHIQQLWNLQIASPVAMKNPYDTGFYGYGLGWFLSDVKGHKQIQHTGGLIGTVTQFTLIPDMKLGIVVLTNQQSGAAFNTITNTLKDSYLGIADRNWLKTYGDRMLKANAEYEKQKKDAFAKSDAFKKEKNIQPKPEQFVGKYNDVWFGDVEIAQQGNTYKISCKNSPRLKGELLPYSNNSFIIKWDDRSYDADAYIIFNYDENGKAESAKMKAISDITDFSFDFDDLDLRRK; encoded by the coding sequence ATGAAGCAAAAGCTATCTCTATTCTTTATTCTTGTGTCTTTTATCGCATTTTCTCAGGTCGAAGAAAAGAAATTAGATGAACTAATCAAAAGTACCTTAAAAACTTTCGATGTTCCCGGAATGTCTGTCGGAGTCATCAAAGACGGAAAAATAATTTATTCAAAAGGTTTCGGTGTTCGCTCTCTGACGACAAAACAACCGATGGATGATACAACTTTGGTTGGTATTGCTTCAAATTCGAAAGCATTTACCTGTACCGCTTTGGCAATTTTGGCAGACGAAGGAAAACTGAATTGGGATGATAAGGTCTCAAAATATATTCCTGAATTTCAAATGTATGACCCTTATGTTTCTCAAAATGTTACGATTAAAGATTTGGTGACTCACAGAGCAGGATTAGGTTTGGGACAGGGTGATTTGATGTTCTTTCCTGAAGGAGGAAATCTTACTGTGAACGACATTGTTCATAATGTTAGATATCTAAAACCCGAAAATCCTTTCAGAACGACTTTAGATTATAACAATATCATGTTCATCGTAGCGGGAGAAGTGATTCACAGAGTTTCAGGATTGAATTGGGCTGAATTTATCGAGCAGAGAATTATGAAACCTGTAGGAATGAATTCAAGCTTCGGAAGCTACAATAGAGCAAAAGGTGTTACCAATAAGATTGATGCTCATGCTCCTGTTGACGGAAAAGCAATCGCCGTTCCTCACGACTGGAACGAAACAGGAAATGCAGCCGGAGGAATCATGAGTAATATCAAAGATATGACGGCTTGGGCAGAATTTCTGTTGAATGGTTTTACAACAAAAGAAGGTAAGAAATTGGTTTCAGATAAACATATTCAACAGCTTTGGAATTTGCAGATTGCAAGTCCGGTTGCGATGAAAAATCCTTATGATACTGGTTTTTATGGTTATGGATTGGGTTGGTTTTTGAGCGATGTGAAAGGTCATAAGCAAATTCAGCATACTGGTGGTTTAATCGGAACGGTGACTCAATTTACTTTGATTCCTGATATGAAATTGGGAATTGTTGTTTTAACTAATCAACAGTCTGGTGCGGCTTTCAACACGATTACGAATACTTTGAAGGACTCTTATTTAGGAATTGCCGACAGGAATTGGCTGAAAACCTACGGTGACAGAATGTTGAAAGCCAATGCGGAATACGAAAAACAAAAGAAAGATGCCTTTGCCAAATCTGATGCCTTCAAAAAAGAAAAAAATATTCAGCCGAAACCAGAACAATTTGTCGGGAAGTACAATGATGTCTGGTTTGGTGATGTAGAAATTGCTCAGCAAGGAAATACTTATAAAATTTCATGCAAAAACTCTCCGAGATTAAAAGGTGAATTACTTCCGTATTCAAATAATTCTTTTATCATCAAATGGGATGATAGAAGCTATGATGCTGATGCTTATATTATTTTCAATTATGATGAAAACGGAAAAGCAGAATCTGCGAAGATGAAAGCAATTTCTGATATTACAGATTTTAGTTTTGACTTTGATGATCTGGATTTAAGAAGGAAATAA
- a CDS encoding SixA phosphatase family protein — protein sequence MKNLILVRHAKSDWPEEMEDFDRPLADKGLQDALKMSKFLKSQNVLIDQFVSSPAVRALSTCKIFNQTYRLDLSTNDKLYNPSENNFNSVIYDLDDNINSVALFSHNNGISNFANYITDTIFHFSTCGVAGFEIDCNSWSEFDGSKKKFLFYYEPNKI from the coding sequence ATGAAGAATCTTATCTTAGTAAGACATGCAAAAAGCGACTGGCCGGAAGAAATGGAAGATTTTGATAGACCACTGGCAGACAAAGGGTTACAAGATGCCTTGAAAATGTCGAAATTTCTGAAAAGTCAAAATGTTTTGATTGACCAATTTGTGTCTAGCCCTGCGGTAAGAGCTCTCAGTACGTGCAAAATTTTTAACCAAACCTATCGTCTGGATCTTTCTACTAATGATAAGTTGTATAATCCTTCGGAAAATAATTTCAATTCTGTTATTTACGATTTGGATGACAACATCAACTCTGTAGCCTTGTTTTCTCACAACAACGGAATTTCAAATTTTGCAAATTATATCACAGACACCATCTTTCATTTCTCAACGTGCGGTGTCGCAGGCTTTGAAATCGATTGCAATTCGTGGTCTGAATTTGATGGTTCGAAGAAAAAGTTTTTGTTTTATTATGAACCAAATAAGATTTAG
- the ruvX gene encoding Holliday junction resolvase RuvX, translating into MGQILAIDYGKARCGLAVTDDMRIIASALQTVETKFLMEFLKKYFNENKVEDIVVGLPTDLKGNLSEVETDILKFIDNFKIEFPDIIVHRLDERFTSKMASFFISQSGKSKKQRQEKGLIDKVSATIILQNFLEQRTR; encoded by the coding sequence ATGGGACAAATCCTTGCGATAGACTACGGAAAGGCTCGCTGTGGCCTTGCAGTAACCGATGATATGAGGATTATTGCAAGTGCACTGCAGACTGTTGAAACCAAGTTTTTAATGGAATTTCTGAAGAAATATTTCAATGAAAACAAAGTTGAGGACATTGTTGTAGGTCTTCCGACAGATTTGAAGGGAAATCTTTCTGAAGTAGAAACTGATATTTTGAAATTTATTGACAATTTTAAAATAGAATTTCCCGATATTATCGTTCATCGTTTAGATGAAAGATTTACTTCAAAAATGGCATCGTTTTTTATCTCCCAAAGTGGGAAAAGTAAAAAGCAGAGACAGGAGAAAGGATTAATAGATAAAGTGAGCGCAACTATCATATTGCAGAATTTTTTAGAACAAAGAACAAGATGA
- the def gene encoding peptide deformylase, with translation MILPIRAFGDPVLRKVGKDIDKDYPGLQELIDNMFDTMNSANGIGLAAPQIGLDIRLFIVDVSPLAEDEDYEDIADDLKDFKKVFINAQILEESGEEWKFNEGCLSIPDVREDVKRKSTIVIEYYDENFVKHKETFSDIRARVIQHEYDHIEGTLFTDHLSSLKKKLVKGKLVKISQGDVSINYKMRFPK, from the coding sequence ATGATTTTACCGATTAGAGCCTTTGGAGATCCTGTTTTGAGAAAAGTAGGAAAAGATATAGATAAAGATTATCCTGGTTTGCAGGAACTCATCGACAATATGTTTGATACGATGAATAGTGCCAATGGTATTGGTCTTGCAGCACCACAGATTGGTTTAGACATCCGTCTGTTTATTGTAGATGTGAGTCCTTTGGCAGAAGATGAAGATTATGAAGATATTGCTGATGATCTGAAAGACTTTAAAAAAGTATTCATTAATGCTCAGATACTTGAAGAATCTGGCGAAGAGTGGAAATTTAATGAAGGCTGTCTTTCGATTCCCGATGTACGAGAAGATGTGAAAAGAAAAAGTACGATCGTTATAGAATATTATGACGAAAATTTTGTTAAGCATAAAGAAACTTTTTCCGATATTAGAGCCCGCGTAATTCAGCATGAGTATGACCATATTGAAGGCACGCTTTTTACCGATCATTTAAGCTCGTTAAAGAAAAAACTGGTAAAAGGTAAATTGGTAAAAATCTCTCAGGGTGATGTATCGATCAACTATAAAATGAGATTTCCGAAATAA
- a CDS encoding DUF5606 family protein, whose translation MLLEKIISISGKPGLYKLVSQLKNGFIIEDVTTKKKVSIGNSSQVSLLDNIAMFTFDKEVPLFEVFENIAKNYEYKETISHKSTEEELKEFMGASLPNYDTERVYFSDIKKLAQWYNILHKAGYITPESFVKAEPETVEGESAEGEITADKAAPKKAAPKADKPATPKVKASSGAKAATKSTHRKMG comes from the coding sequence ATGCTGTTAGAAAAAATAATTTCGATTTCTGGTAAACCAGGTCTTTACAAATTAGTTTCGCAATTGAAAAACGGATTTATTATTGAAGACGTTACAACAAAAAAGAAAGTAAGCATTGGTAATTCAAGCCAGGTGAGCTTATTAGATAATATCGCCATGTTCACATTCGATAAAGAAGTTCCTTTGTTCGAAGTTTTTGAAAATATTGCTAAAAACTACGAGTACAAAGAAACTATTTCTCACAAATCTACTGAAGAAGAATTGAAAGAGTTTATGGGAGCATCTCTTCCAAACTACGATACAGAAAGAGTTTATTTTTCTGATATTAAAAAGTTGGCTCAATGGTATAATATTCTTCACAAAGCTGGCTATATTACGCCGGAAAGCTTCGTAAAAGCTGAGCCGGAAACTGTAGAAGGAGAAAGTGCTGAAGGTGAAATCACTGCTGACAAAGCAGCTCCTAAAAAAGCAGCTCCGAAAGCTGACAAACCTGCAACTCCAAAAGTGAAAGCAAGTTCTGGAGCAAAAGCAGCTACTAAAAGTACACACAGAAAAATGGGATAA
- the mazG gene encoding nucleoside triphosphate pyrophosphohydrolase, with product MNTRQEKLEAFGRLLDIMDDLREKCPWDQKQTLQTLRHLTLEESYELSDALLQEDLMEIKKELGDVLLHLVFYAKIGSEKESFDIADVINSLNEKLIFRHPHIYGDVEVKDEEEVKQNWEKLKLKEGNKSILGGVPKGLPSMVKAYRIQDKVKGIGFEFHDAEDAWKKVDEEIQEFHEETDLDKKELELGDVFFSLINYARISGLNPDSALERTNLKFISRFQKMENLAKENNSKLENMTLEEMDVLWEKAKLLNKN from the coding sequence ATGAATACCAGACAGGAAAAACTTGAAGCTTTTGGAAGACTTTTGGATATTATGGATGATCTTCGTGAAAAATGTCCGTGGGATCAAAAACAGACGCTTCAGACACTTCGTCATCTGACGTTGGAAGAATCTTACGAACTTTCTGATGCACTTTTGCAGGAAGATTTAATGGAGATTAAAAAAGAACTTGGAGACGTACTTCTACATCTGGTTTTTTATGCTAAAATAGGCTCAGAAAAAGAAAGTTTTGACATTGCTGATGTTATCAATTCTTTAAACGAAAAGTTGATTTTCCGTCATCCTCATATTTATGGTGATGTCGAAGTGAAGGATGAAGAAGAAGTAAAACAAAATTGGGAAAAGCTGAAACTGAAAGAAGGTAATAAATCTATTTTGGGTGGAGTTCCAAAAGGATTACCAAGTATGGTGAAAGCTTACAGAATTCAGGATAAAGTAAAAGGAATTGGTTTTGAATTTCACGATGCTGAAGATGCCTGGAAGAAAGTAGACGAAGAGATTCAGGAATTTCATGAGGAAACCGATTTGGATAAAAAAGAACTTGAATTGGGAGATGTATTTTTCTCATTAATCAATTACGCCAGAATTTCAGGTTTAAATCCGGATTCGGCATTGGAAAGAACCAATCTGAAATTCATTTCGAGATTTCAGAAAATGGAAAATTTAGCCAAAGAAAATAATTCAAAACTTGAAAATATGACTTTGGAAGAGATGGATGTTCTGTGGGAAAAAGCGAAACTTTTAAATAAAAACTAA